One Paramisgurnus dabryanus chromosome 10, PD_genome_1.1, whole genome shotgun sequence genomic region harbors:
- the LOC135753695 gene encoding uncharacterized protein gives MNFKHDINTAEVLDILSLWFERNNMNLNLCLCIHFSPQKKHPTRLERYTKLTSAAIKRKSSTEGSLAPPSKQTKLWETQRVSQASVDKVVLQFIVQGLHPPHIVQQQGFINLVQHLQPNTNVMTRNTVVNKVTKASFEMKRKLKAALSGIEFIATTTDCWTAHRCGFIGVTAHWFYPQTMQRSCAALACKQLKGSHTFSALAGALNDIHTEFNIREKIVRTTTDNGSNFLKAFRVYGQTDENNNPEPVGEGDGEEDDGGQNDDHDEEEESFEGVDFVDAGALLDEDDYLEYQLPKHHRCDCHLLNLVSTVDASKAEVNPLYKRVSRSTFAKCSSLWNKSSRSTTASEVIEDHCKLQLVRPVGTRWNSLFSAVERIVRITREQGEGALAAVCSELDTPKFTPVELAFLAEYSKTMSPVAKALDVLQGETSVQMGWLVPTITLLRTKLQHLQVTSKFCEPLIAALLSGLEKRFGEMLADPELIAAAILVPKFKTCWTSDENILKLGLDYIKNHLDCQAENIINEGSQSSEEEDFFSSLKKTNPLETTQQLDAYLGCPGDTVEVLKSFPAVCQLSLKLNMALPASAACERLFSVAGLIFRPRRACIGSKNFENQLLLRLNKAYW, from the exons ATGAACTTTAAGCATGACATTAATACAGCGGAAGTCCTAGATATTCTAAGCTTGTGGTTTGAGAGAAATAATATGAATCTCAATCTGTGCCTGTGCATTCATTTTTCTCCACAGAAGAAACACCCCACTCGTCTAGAGAGGTACACAAAACTTACTTCAGCAGCCATCAAAAGGAAGTCATCCACTGAAGGTTCTTTGGCCCCACCCTCCAAACAAACCAAGCTGTGGGAAACTCAAAGAGTGTCCCAGGCAAGTGTAGATAAAGTAGTCCTCCAATTTATTGTCCAAGGCTTGCACCCACCACACATTGTTCAGCAACAGGGCTTCATTAATCTTGTGCAACATCTTCAGCCAAATACAAATGTCATGACACGCAATACTGTTGTCAACAAAGTCACAAAGgcctcttttgaaatgaaaagaAAACTGAAAGCTGCTCTAAGTGGAATTGAGTTCATAGCAACAACAACGGACTGCTGGACAGCACACCGTTGCGGTTTCATTGGTGTCACTGCACACTGGTTTTACCCCCAGACCATGCAGAGATCCTGTGCTGCACTGGCATGCAAGCAGCTAAAAGGGTCCCACACCTTTTCTGCCCTGGCTGGTGCCCTAAATGATATTCACACAGAATTCAATATCAGAGAGAAGATTGTTCGCACTACTACTGACAACGGATCAAACTTCCTGAAAGCCTTCAGAGTTTATGGGCAGACTGATGAGAACAACAATCCTGAACCTGTAGGAGAGGGTGATGGAGAAGAGGATGATGGTGGGCAAAATGATGATCACGATGAAGAAGAGGAAAGCTTTGAGGGTGTGGATTTTGTTGATGCCGGAGCTCTGTTGGACGAAGATGATTACTTGGAATACCAGCTACCCAAGCACCATCGCTGCGACTGCCACCTCCTTAATTTAGTATCCACAGTTGATGCTTCAAAAGCAGAAGTCAATCCATTGTACAAGCGTGTGTCAAGGTCCACATTTGCCAAATGCTCTAGCCTGTGGAACAAAAGTTCAAGATCAACCACCGCATCTGAAGTAATTGAAGACCACTGCAAACTCCAACTCGTAAGGCCTGTTGGTACAAGGTGGAATTCACTATTCTCAGCTGTAGAAAGAATAGTGAGAATAACAAGAGAACAAGGCGAAGGAGCCCTCGCAGCTGTCTGCAGTGAACTAGATACACCCAA ATTTACTCCAGTGGAACTTGCATTTCTTGCAGAATATTCAAAGACAATGAGCCCAGTTGCAAAGGCACTGGATGTTCTTCAGGGAGAAACCAGTGTGCAGATGGGTTGGTTGGTCCCCACCATAACTCTACTAAGGACCAAGCTCCAGCACCTTCAGGTCACCTCCAAGTTCTGTGAACCTTTGATTGCTGCACTTCTTTCAGGCCTTGAAAAACGATTTGGCGAGATGCTTGCTGATCCAGAGCTGATTGCCGCAGCCATTCTAGTTCCTAAATTTAAGACCTGCTGGACAAGTGACGAAAATATCCTCAAACTTG GCCTTGACTACATCAAAAACCACTTGGACTGTCAGGCTGAGAATATCATCAATGAGGGCTCCCAATCATCTGAGGAAGAGGACTTCTTTTCCTCCTTGAAGAAGACCAACCCGCTTGAAACAACACAGCAGTTGGATGCATACCTGGGGTGCCCAGGAGACACAGTAGAGGTACTGAAGTCCTTCCCAGCTGTGTGCCAGCTATCACTTAAGCTTAATATGGCACTCCCTGCATCAGCAGCCTGTGAAAGACTGTTTAGTGTTGCAGGGCTGATCTTCAGGCCAAGAAGAGCATGCATTGGTTCAAAGAACTTTGAGAACCAGCTGCTTTTGCGGCTGAACAAAGCCTATTGGTAA